In Pseudomonadota bacterium, the following proteins share a genomic window:
- a CDS encoding TIGR00266 family protein: MKCHEVDYEIHGDDMQIVEVELDPGETVIAEAGAMNWMEEGISFEAKMGDGSNPDKGFMGKLLDVGKRALVGESLFMTHFTNTGSGKKRVAFGAPYPGKIIALDMGKIGGELICQKDAFLCAALGTEISIAFTKRLGTGFFGGEGFILQRLRGDGMMFVHAGGMIVEKELNGEILRVDTGCIVGFTPGIDYNIERAGNLKSMFFGGEGLFLATLQGKGKIYLQSLPFSRMADRIIQHAPAKGGKAVGEGSVLGGLGRLLDGD, from the coding sequence ATGAAATGTCATGAAGTTGATTATGAAATCCATGGTGATGATATGCAAATCGTGGAAGTGGAGCTTGATCCGGGTGAGACTGTTATAGCTGAAGCAGGCGCCATGAACTGGATGGAAGAAGGTATTAGCTTTGAAGCCAAAATGGGTGATGGCTCCAATCCGGATAAAGGTTTTATGGGAAAGTTGCTTGATGTCGGCAAACGGGCATTGGTCGGTGAATCATTATTTATGACCCACTTTACCAATACCGGGAGTGGTAAAAAACGTGTTGCATTCGGGGCACCTTATCCCGGAAAAATCATTGCACTCGATATGGGTAAAATCGGTGGGGAACTCATCTGCCAGAAAGATGCGTTTTTGTGTGCAGCCCTGGGAACGGAAATAAGTATTGCCTTTACCAAACGCCTGGGAACTGGTTTTTTTGGGGGTGAAGGATTTATATTACAACGCCTGCGAGGCGACGGGATGATGTTTGTCCATGCAGGCGGCATGATCGTGGAAAAGGAACTGAATGGTGAAATCTTAAGGGTGGATACCGGATGTATTGTCGGGTTTACCCCCGGTATAGACTACAATATTGAACGTGCCGGCAACCTGAAATCTATGTTTTTTGGCGGTGAAGGTTTGTTTTTAGCCACTTTGCAGGGAAAGGGGAAAATTTATCTTCAGAGCCTGCCATTCTCGCGTATGGCTGACCGTATTATTCAGCATGCACCTGCCAAAGGCGGTAAAGCCGTTGGCGAAGGTTCTGTTTTAGGCGGGCTTGGCCGGTTACTTGACGGTGATTAA
- a CDS encoding CofH family radical SAM protein, translated as MTESSIKEKLKQKIYNGDRITPEEACSLFSWDLIELGEAGNMRRKLISPKEEVGFIIDRIVNYTNICEAACNFCAYHARANLIKPYELSPNEILDKIKELVLINGSQVMLQGGLHPDYTLNEYISMVKNVKKHFPQIYLHSFSPSEIFHISKKSSVSIDEVVSQLKDAGLDSVPGASDLLVDRIRKKVSPNKASKDQWRDVVFALHRHNMKSSATMTYGMGETEEEKIEHLNFLRDIQDETKIFRAFIPWSFSPANTRLQDIEPATGIDYLKIVAIGRIFLDNIKYIQAGWLTEGLKTAQIALTMGANDMGGVLMEETVVKATGIETKVCTEEFIDIIKNTGKTPVLRDSDYQIIRRY; from the coding sequence GTGACAGAAAGTAGTATAAAAGAAAAACTAAAACAAAAAATATATAATGGTGACAGAATTACACCAGAGGAAGCTTGCAGCCTTTTTTCATGGGATTTGATTGAACTTGGCGAAGCCGGTAACATGAGAAGAAAGCTGATTTCGCCCAAAGAAGAAGTAGGCTTTATTATTGATCGTATAGTTAACTATACAAATATTTGTGAAGCGGCATGTAATTTCTGCGCATATCACGCAAGGGCAAATTTAATAAAACCTTACGAACTTTCACCTAATGAAATTCTGGATAAAATCAAAGAGCTGGTCTTAATAAACGGCTCCCAGGTTATGTTGCAAGGCGGGCTCCACCCCGATTATACTCTTAATGAATATATATCTATGGTGAAAAACGTAAAAAAGCACTTTCCGCAAATATATCTTCATTCGTTTTCACCCAGTGAAATCTTTCACATATCAAAAAAAAGTTCTGTTTCAATAGATGAAGTAGTATCACAATTAAAAGATGCTGGTTTGGATTCCGTTCCCGGTGCTTCGGATTTACTTGTAGACAGGATACGTAAAAAGGTAAGTCCGAATAAAGCAAGCAAAGACCAATGGCGCGATGTGGTATTTGCTTTACACCGCCACAACATGAAGTCATCTGCAACTATGACTTACGGCATGGGCGAAACCGAAGAAGAAAAAATCGAACATCTGAATTTTTTGCGTGATATTCAGGATGAAACAAAAATATTCAGGGCTTTCATACCCTGGTCATTTTCTCCGGCAAATACAAGACTGCAAGATATTGAGCCTGCAACAGGCATAGATTATCTTAAAATAGTTGCAATCGGGCGCATTTTTTTAGATAACATCAAATACATTCAGGCCGGATGGCTAACCGAAGGTCTGAAAACCGCACAAATTGCACTTACCATGGGAGCAAATGACATGGGCGGTGTTCTGATGGAAGAAACAGTAGTAAAGGCCACCGGCATTGAAACCAAAGTTTGTACGGAAGAATTTATTGATATTATAAAAAATACAGGCAAAACGCCTGTGTTAAGAGATTCAGATTACCAGATTATAAGAAGATATTAA
- a CDS encoding 1,4-dihydroxy-6-naphthoate synthase, with translation MTNLSIAFSPCPNDTFIFDAMLHDRIDTLGYNFLLHIDDVETLNIAAFKKTYQITKLSFYAYLLLKEHYELLDSGAALGFGCGPLLVSGKKHRFSETSKIAVPGNYTTAFLLLKLWNPEIKNIIVTGFDQILPGIKNGEYDAGLIIHEGRFIYPAYDCIKIIDLGQWWEKETKLPIPLGCIAIRKDSDTISHKDQVELLIKNSIIYAKDNREDSQSFILDHAQEMDRKVVDEHINLYVNDFSISLGEAGRNAINALEEMARWKNIL, from the coding sequence ATGACAAATCTTTCCATAGCCTTTTCACCGTGTCCGAATGATACATTCATATTTGATGCAATGCTTCACGATCGCATAGATACTTTGGGATATAATTTTCTTTTGCACATTGATGATGTTGAAACGCTTAACATTGCAGCTTTTAAAAAAACATATCAAATCACAAAACTTTCTTTTTATGCATATCTTCTTTTAAAAGAACATTATGAACTTCTGGACTCAGGCGCTGCCCTTGGCTTTGGATGCGGACCTCTTCTGGTGTCAGGTAAAAAGCACCGGTTTTCAGAAACTTCTAAAATTGCAGTTCCAGGAAACTATACTACTGCTTTTCTTCTTTTAAAGCTTTGGAATCCCGAAATTAAAAATATAATTGTAACCGGATTTGACCAGATTCTGCCCGGAATAAAAAACGGTGAATATGATGCGGGGCTTATCATTCATGAAGGAAGGTTTATTTACCCTGCTTATGATTGCATAAAAATTATTGACCTTGGGCAGTGGTGGGAAAAAGAAACAAAACTTCCCATTCCTCTTGGCTGTATAGCAATAAGAAAAGATTCTGATACAATCAGCCATAAAGATCAAGTAGAACTTCTAATCAAAAATTCTATAATTTACGCAAAAGACAACAGGGAAGATTCCCAATCTTTCATACTGGATCATGCCCAGGAAATGGATAGAAAAGTAGTTGATGAACACATTAATCTTTACGTCAATGATTTCAGCATATCTTTAGGAGAAGCCGGAAGAAATGCTATTAACGCTTTGGAGGAAATGGCCAGGTGGAAAAACATTCTTTAA